GACGCGCGTTTCGCGGCGCCGGGAGTAAGCCACGCCAGGGACGGCAGCGTGAGGGTGGTCATGCTGGCCCAGATGTTCAGCTTCCAGCCGGCGCAGATTCGGGTGCCGGCCGGTCGGCGGGTGACCTTCCGGCTGACCAGTCCCGACCTGATCCATGGCTTTCAGATCGTGGGCACGAACGGCAACGCCATGGTCGTGCCGGGCTATGTGACGCAGTTCAGCACCGTGTTCCGGGAGCCGGGCGAGTATCTGATCGTGTGCAACGAGTTCTGCGGGCTGGGGCACCACCTGATGCAGGGCAAGCTGATCGTCACGCGGGGGGACGCATGAAAGCGCTGGAAGCCGCGCGGCAGCGCGAGCTCGCGCGCCTGGAGGTGGCGGGCGGAGATTCCGGCGCGGCGGCCGCGGCGGTGGCGGCCGGTTCCGGCTGGGCTCGCCTGGCGCTGGCGCACTTCTGGGTCGCCTTTGGCGCGTTTGGCGTGGCTGCGCTCATGGCGGTGATGCAGGCCATGTCGCGTGCCAATGCGGCGCTGCCCTTTCGCTCGCCGGGGATCTTCTACCTCTCGGTCACGGCGCACGGCGTGCTCATGGCGCTGGTGTTCACGACCTTCTTCATCATGGGGCTGGGGTACGTGGTGGCGCGGACGGCACTGCAGCGCCCGCTGGCGGGCGAGCGGCTGGGGTGGGTGGCCTTCGCCCTCGCCCTGCTAGGAACGGCGCTCGCCGCGGCGGCGATCCTGGCCGGAAAGGCCACCGTACTCTACACCTTCTATCCGCCGCTGCAGGCGCACCCGCTATTCTACATTGGCGCGACCCTGCTGG
This DNA window, taken from Gemmatimonadota bacterium, encodes the following:
- a CDS encoding cytochrome c oxidase subunit II: DARFAAPGVSHARDGSVRVVMLAQMFSFQPAQIRVPAGRRVTFRLTSPDLIHGFQIVGTNGNAMVVPGYVTQFSTVFREPGEYLIVCNEFCGLGHHLMQGKLIVTRGDA